One Desulfomicrobium apsheronum genomic region harbors:
- a CDS encoding ABC transporter ATP-binding protein has protein sequence MNITKLLENETVHLLRRCMSYFAPYKMLVIASFAALGLVALCTAGAAYLVQPALDKIFIDKDRSSLMLLPIMLVALFLGKGVGLFVQKYLMSYCGLKVLERLRYELFAKIICLPVDFFGETRVGMLMSRIISDVNLISSSLPELIRIIQHSLTMVGLVALLIYRDAQLAFWACLVFPLAVYPVIYFGKKLRKVGRNYQAKIADISSYMQESFNGLRVVKAFATEDMEKEKFSEASSKLLRIGLKGKVYNQLSSPIMELIGAVGAGLVIWYGGSQVIAGKSTPGEFFSFMTALVMLYDPFKSISQANNTIQQAMAGAERVFEILDSRELVEESGGDTVYVPPFASLSFEDVSFSYPGTQEPALKSINLEIKAGQRVAFVGQSGAGKTSLIHLIPRFHDCQQGVIRLNGLPLKDYTLSSLRTGIGIVSQDPFLFNLSVRDNIAYGRPELDQQVVEQAAKAAYAHDFIMELPQGYDTIVGEKGVKLSGGQKQRLTIARAIMKDPSLLILDEATSALDTESERIVQKALENLMAGRTSLIIAHRLSTILTADKIVVMDGGQIKSVGNHQQLLEKCPIYNRLYTLQFQAQPED, from the coding sequence ATGAATATCACAAAACTTCTTGAGAATGAAACCGTACATCTGCTTCGCCGCTGCATGAGTTATTTTGCGCCCTACAAAATGCTTGTAATCGCGTCCTTCGCCGCCCTAGGTCTGGTAGCATTGTGCACCGCTGGGGCGGCCTATCTTGTCCAGCCCGCTCTGGACAAGATCTTTATCGACAAGGATCGCTCTTCGCTCATGCTGCTTCCCATCATGCTTGTGGCGCTCTTCCTGGGTAAAGGTGTGGGACTTTTCGTTCAAAAATACCTCATGTCCTATTGCGGACTTAAAGTGCTGGAGCGGCTTCGGTATGAACTTTTCGCAAAGATAATTTGCCTACCGGTGGATTTTTTCGGGGAAACACGTGTCGGCATGCTCATGTCCCGGATCATCAGCGACGTTAATCTGATCAGCTCAAGCCTGCCGGAACTGATCAGGATCATCCAGCACAGCCTGACCATGGTCGGGTTGGTGGCCCTCCTCATCTACCGGGATGCGCAGCTTGCATTTTGGGCTTGCCTGGTCTTCCCCTTGGCTGTTTATCCAGTGATCTATTTTGGAAAAAAACTGAGAAAAGTGGGACGAAACTATCAGGCCAAGATTGCGGATATCTCTTCATACATGCAGGAAAGCTTCAATGGCCTGCGCGTGGTCAAGGCCTTCGCCACTGAGGACATGGAAAAGGAAAAGTTCAGCGAGGCAAGCTCTAAACTTTTACGTATCGGCCTCAAAGGCAAGGTCTACAACCAGCTGTCATCTCCAATAATGGAGCTGATCGGAGCCGTCGGCGCTGGCTTGGTCATCTGGTATGGAGGCAGTCAGGTCATTGCCGGCAAAAGCACGCCGGGAGAATTCTTTTCTTTCATGACAGCACTGGTCATGCTCTACGACCCCTTCAAGTCCATAAGCCAGGCCAACAACACCATTCAACAGGCCATGGCTGGAGCCGAACGCGTTTTTGAGATTCTGGATTCCAGGGAATTGGTCGAAGAGTCTGGCGGTGACACAGTCTATGTTCCGCCGTTTGCTTCGCTTTCATTTGAGGATGTATCTTTTTCCTATCCCGGCACCCAGGAGCCAGCCCTCAAAAGCATCAATCTGGAAATCAAGGCAGGCCAGCGGGTGGCGTTTGTTGGCCAGAGCGGGGCAGGAAAAACATCTCTCATACATCTGATTCCCCGTTTTCACGACTGCCAGCAGGGAGTCATCCGCTTAAACGGCCTCCCCTTGAAGGATTACACCTTGTCCAGCCTGCGCACAGGCATCGGCATTGTTTCGCAGGATCCATTTCTTTTCAATCTTTCAGTGCGGGACAACATCGCCTACGGTCGACCGGAACTGGATCAGCAGGTGGTTGAGCAGGCGGCCAAAGCGGCCTATGCCCATGACTTCATCATGGAACTGCCGCAGGGCTATGACACGATAGTCGGAGAAAAGGGAGTAAAGCTCTCAGGCGGACAAAAGCAGCGTCTGACCATCGCCAGAGCCATAATGAAGGACCCGTCATTGTTGATCCTCGACGAGGCGACATCGGCTCTGGACACGGAATCCGAGCGGATTGTCCAGAAGGCGCTGGAAAACCTGATGGCGGGCAGAACAAGTCTGATCATCGCTCATCGCCTGTCGACAATCCTCACGGCCGACAAAATCGTGGTCATGGATGGGGGGCAGATCAAATCAGTGGGCAACCATCAGCAGTTGTTGGAAAAATGTCCGATCTACAACCGGCTTTACACGCTTCAGTTTCAGGCTCAGCCAGAAGATTAA
- a CDS encoding glycosyltransferase, producing MSDESYLYIAKSKIPSRHANSVQVVNMICAFAPLVQRLDAYLPGGFTKRLYLWTGRLFANYGFSIPDNVRVHFVSQSGHGFEENVLRKIPSTFKDKIFTRSAPVAWKLAEQNAPVLFESHVFSRDAKQVPMSQFIQAVNASSTAGIVGISQEISDSYLAAGLRERRLMTSADGVDPAIFSQAVAGGLGHLFGPRIYDRPTLVYTGSLSPEKGATFLAEAASRMRHVNFIIIGGNAKQSAALAEKSKCDNLFMHPSVPHKKIPSILQDADMLVMPYMPKGDLIPYMSPLKLFEYLATGKPILSSDLTVLRPFLTHDENCLLFLPGSLESLCAQINRLLTMTPENKERLRDNQLRSAMCHTWTNRAKTILDWHRGLLT from the coding sequence ATGAGCGACGAGTCGTACCTGTACATAGCCAAGTCCAAGATCCCCTCCAGGCACGCAAATTCCGTGCAGGTTGTGAACATGATTTGCGCTTTTGCACCACTAGTTCAACGCCTCGACGCCTATTTGCCTGGGGGATTCACCAAGCGTCTGTATTTATGGACAGGGAGACTCTTCGCGAACTACGGGTTTTCGATTCCAGACAATGTGCGCGTTCATTTCGTTTCACAGTCTGGGCATGGCTTTGAGGAAAACGTGCTGCGAAAAATCCCGTCCACATTTAAAGATAAGATCTTCACCCGAAGTGCACCGGTCGCCTGGAAGCTTGCCGAACAAAATGCACCAGTCCTATTTGAATCACATGTTTTTTCACGAGACGCCAAGCAAGTGCCCATGTCTCAATTCATTCAGGCCGTGAATGCATCAAGCACTGCCGGAATCGTGGGAATCTCTCAGGAGATCTCCGACTCGTACCTCGCAGCGGGCCTGCGGGAAAGACGGCTCATGACATCTGCGGACGGGGTGGATCCTGCGATTTTTTCCCAAGCAGTGGCCGGTGGGCTCGGCCATCTGTTCGGTCCACGTATATACGATCGTCCCACGCTGGTTTACACAGGTTCGTTGAGCCCCGAAAAAGGCGCAACTTTTTTGGCCGAAGCGGCATCGCGGATGAGACATGTCAATTTCATCATCATCGGTGGCAACGCCAAGCAATCGGCAGCGCTGGCCGAGAAGAGCAAATGCGACAATCTATTCATGCACCCAAGTGTGCCACACAAGAAAATCCCCTCGATCCTTCAAGACGCGGACATGCTGGTCATGCCTTACATGCCAAAGGGAGATCTGATTCCTTACATGTCACCGCTCAAGCTTTTCGAATATCTGGCCACGGGCAAGCCAATTCTGTCATCGGACCTCACTGTACTGCGTCCATTTCTGACTCATGACGAAAATTGTCTCCTGTTTTTGCCTGGGTCACTTGAGTCTTTGTGCGCGCAGATCAACCGGTTGCTGACCATGACTCCCGAGAACAAAGAACGCCTGCGCGACAACCAGCTACGGTCCGCAATGTGTCACACATGGACAAACAGAGCCAAAACCATCCTCGACTGGCATCGCGGATTGCTCACATAA
- a CDS encoding O-antigen ligase family protein encodes MIVSAVMLGKSSNLRQFLWDSSLLSLLTFGLYCSFINIIGPGDVARTGIIYGWIIPLVLGKAFILFRHQTVQKDILAAALALAGVMLVAQLLLAFDIKHIDNLGLDLQYLKLTFRNVSRTALFVAVGCMVCFTQFIFASSYRSRLLTMTAGIILLSALLVTERRMTLAALLICCGFLLASRRSFRAIVLGLAAIVCIIFLFGKAERFDLRPGHLLASQGERLTVWYAAVEIIKTHPLTGSGFRTFKEAAAPHVETYRASHPKEGAYENLEDAHNLPLHLLSENGIIGMAIFSLIFFFPLRNCWQLRSTNPAAIPLLSSIALILLNSQLHVNIFSLNVSGLLFLLVGAASGIGEEHRR; translated from the coding sequence TTGATCGTTTCAGCTGTCATGCTCGGAAAATCCTCAAACTTACGGCAGTTCCTATGGGATTCATCACTTTTATCACTTTTGACATTCGGGCTATACTGTTCTTTCATAAATATCATAGGCCCCGGCGACGTAGCCCGCACAGGTATCATTTATGGATGGATCATCCCGCTTGTCCTCGGCAAAGCGTTTATCCTCTTTCGCCATCAAACCGTCCAGAAAGACATTCTGGCCGCAGCCCTCGCATTGGCGGGAGTCATGCTCGTGGCACAATTACTTCTCGCGTTTGATATCAAACACATCGACAATCTCGGCCTTGATCTGCAATATTTGAAACTGACGTTCCGCAACGTAAGCCGGACAGCTCTTTTTGTCGCGGTAGGATGCATGGTCTGTTTCACACAGTTCATTTTTGCCTCGTCATACCGCTCACGCCTTCTCACAATGACGGCGGGCATTATCCTCCTGTCCGCACTACTGGTGACGGAAAGACGCATGACTCTGGCCGCACTCCTAATCTGCTGCGGTTTTCTGCTCGCCTCGCGCAGGAGTTTCCGGGCCATCGTCTTAGGGTTAGCGGCCATCGTCTGCATCATTTTTCTATTCGGAAAAGCAGAACGCTTCGATCTTCGCCCTGGCCATCTCCTCGCCAGCCAGGGAGAACGACTTACGGTTTGGTATGCGGCGGTTGAAATCATAAAGACCCATCCTTTGACGGGAAGCGGCTTTCGTACCTTCAAAGAGGCTGCGGCTCCTCATGTCGAAACCTACCGAGCAAGTCATCCTAAAGAAGGAGCATATGAAAATCTCGAAGACGCTCACAACTTGCCCTTGCATCTCCTGAGCGAAAACGGAATCATCGGCATGGCCATTTTTTCTCTTATTTTCTTTTTTCCTTTGCGAAACTGCTGGCAACTCCGGAGCACCAACCCTGCGGCCATTCCATTGCTATCCAGCATCGCTTTGATTTTGCTTAACTCGCAACTGCACGTAAACATCTTTTCCTTGAATGTCTCAGGACTGCTTTTTCTTCTTGTCGGCGCAGCCAGCGGAATCGGAGAGGAACACCGCCGATGA